In one Coccinella septempunctata chromosome 6, icCocSept1.1, whole genome shotgun sequence genomic region, the following are encoded:
- the LOC123315737 gene encoding ejaculatory bulb-specific protein 3-like has protein sequence MKLLYLCVFAAVATTAYCDLKDVDRILAKIDFEAVRSSGRLLQNMFNCFIDGVKCTPDAFELKKFFPEMLSTCCAECTENLLAETKRMADFLYENKPEYGRKTLEKYDPEGKYIAKCGEILKSKGIDLTRF, from the exons ATGAAACTTCTCTATTTGTGCGTATTTGCAGCTGTTGCAACAACTGCCTACTGTGATCTGAAAGATGTGGATCGTATTTTGGCAAAAATCGATTTTGAGGCAGTGCGAAGTAGTGGACGTCTTCTACAGAATATGTTCAACTGTTTCATCGATGGCGTGAAGTGTACTCCAGATGCTTTCGAGTTGAAAA AATTCTTCCCTGAAATGTTATCAACGTGTTGTGCGGAATGCACAGAGAATTTGTTGGCCGAAACCAAACGAATGGCAGATTTTCTTTACGAGAATAAGCCTGAATATGGTAGGAAGACCTTAGAGAAATACGACCCAGAAGGAAAGTATATTGCAAAATGTGGCGAAATCTTGAAATCTAAAGGAATAGATCTAACCAGATTCTGA